The following proteins are co-located in the Bradysia coprophila strain Holo2 chromosome X unlocalized genomic scaffold, BU_Bcop_v1 contig_130, whole genome shotgun sequence genome:
- the LOC119067956 gene encoding transcription factor BTF3 homolog 4 produces the protein MNAEKLKKLQEQVRIGGKGSARRKKKVVHSTPATDDKKLQSSLKKLSVNTIPGIEEVNIIKNDGSVIHFNNPKTQASLSTNTFAITGHGENKQISEMLPGILTQLGPEGLMQLKKIASDMMSTKKMPDDDDVPDLVENFDEVAINDKKAEDVVTVNENAVD, from the exons ATGAACGccgaaaaattaaagaaacttCAGGAACAAGTTCGAATTGGTGGAAAGGGATCTGCTCGCAGAAAGAAGAAG GTCGTTCATAGCACGCCGGCAACCGACGACAAAAAACTCCAGTCATCTCTGAAGAAACTGTCCGTCAATACCATACCGGGCATTGAGGAGGTGAACATCATCAAGAACGATGGCAGCGTCATCCACTTCAACAATCCAAAGACTCAAGCATCACTATCCACCAATACATTTGCCATCACTGGTCATggcgaaaataaacaaatctcGGAAATGTTGCCCGGCATTTTGACGCAATTGGGACCGGAGGGATTGATgcaattaaagaaaattgccAGTGATATGATGTCGACGAAAAAAATGCCAGACGATGATGATGTACCCGATTTGGTTGAAAATTTCGACGAGGTTGCGATCAATGATAAGAAAGCGGAGGATGTGGTTACGGTAAACGAAAATGCGGTCGATTGA